CTGAAGGAGAATGCAAGCCAAAACTAAGATTTGCTGGTTTTACTGACGATTGGGAACAGTGTAAGTTTGAAAATGCATTCACTCATTTACAAAACAACTCTTTTTCAAGAGCCCAGTTAAGCTATGAAAAAGGTGAGGTATTAAATGTCCATTATGGTGATATTCTGGTTGAATACGGTGAATGTTTAGATGTAAATGATGATGTAATCCCCCTTATTGAGAATAAAGATCTTAGTGATAAATATCTTAATTCATTTATAGAAAATGGTGATATTATTATTGCTGATGCTGCTGAAGATGAAATAGTAGGAAAATGCTGTGAAATCAAAGGTTTACAGGGAGAAAAGATGATATCAGGATTGCATACAATCCCATGTAGACCAAGCATGAAATTTGCTACAGGGTATTTAGGATATTATATGAATTCATACGCATATCATGATCAACTTTTACCTTTGATGCAAGGAACAAAAGTAAGTTCAATTTCAAAATCAGCACTTACAAATACATTCATTTGTTACCCTAGAAGTATTGAGGAGCAAGAAAAAATTGGGGCTTATTTTATAGAATTAGATAACCTTATCACCCTTCATCAGCGTAAGCTTGATAAACTACAAAATATAAAAAAAGCATACCTAAATGAAATGTTTATTTAAAAAGGAGCGTAAATTATGAGCAATGTACCTAAAAATGCTTCTGAAAGGACTTTTCAGGAGCATTTTGTAAAAGAACTAGTAAAATATAAATGGAAGTCTCCTGATTTCTTAAACGGAAATAAGAAGAAAGTTACAGTATCCGATCTAATTAATTATTGGCGAAGTGAGTTGAATCGTATAAATGCCGACCAACTTGAAGGCGTAGAATTAACAGATAATGAATTTGCACAGGTGATGACTAAGGTAGGTCAGATCAGCAATAGTTATGAAGCTGCTAAAATATTATCTATTGAAGAATCAACAGGTAAAATTGATGGAATTTATCGTGATGATAATCCAAGGATAACTAGGAAACAGATTACTCTAACTATCTTAAAAAAAGCTGCGGTAAGTGGCGGTGACTCAAGTTATCGTGTGGCAAGGGAGGTAGTAACTCCTAATAATAATAGATTTGATATAGTGTTATTAATTAATGGATTACCCTTAATTAATATAGAACAAAAACGTACGGATAAATCATTAGATGAAGCGTACGGTCAGTTTATCAGATATTATAGAGATGGTGAATACTGTAATAACTTCATGGCATTTTCACAGATGATGGTAATAACTACGGAGATAGAAACTCGTTATTTTGCAACACCAAAATCCATTAATGATTTTAATCCTGTGTTTGTTTTCCATTGGGCAGATAAAGAGAATAAAACGGTAAATAATTGGCAGAAAGTTATTGAGCATTTTTTGATGATACCTATGGCACATCAAATGGTTGGAGATTATTTAGTGATTGATGAAGCAAAAGAAGAAGAAAACAGGAAGCATATGCTCATGCGTCCGTATCAAGTCTACGCATTGCAAGCAATAGAAGGTGCTGCCTTCGGGTGGGATAATGAAGGAATAGCACATGGAGGATTTGTTTGGCATACAACTGGTTCTGGAAAAACAATTACTAGTTTTAAGACAGCATTATTTTTATCTACGCGTGCTAGATTTGATAAGGTAGTATTTTTGGTTGATAGAAGAGCGTTAGATAGAACTACTAGCGATAATTTTAAGGCGTATGCAGCTTATGAACCAGTAACAGTTGATGATACAAAACATACATATCAGTTGAAAAAACAGCTTAAATTACAGAAATCAGGAATTATAGTAACAACGACATTCAAACTTAATGTACTTGTAAAGGAATTAGAAGAAGCTAAGGACAACACTTTGGCAGATAAAGAAATTGTATTTATTGTAGATGAAGCCCATAGAACAACAATGGGACAGATGATGGGAGTTATTAAAGAATATTTTAAAAAAAATGGTCTTTTCTATGGATTTACGGGAACACCTCTATTTGATGAAAATAATATTAAAGGGAAAATAAATAAAAAAAGTGAAGTAATTAATACCACTGAGAAGTTATTTGGCCCCATACTTCATCAATATACCATTGATGAGGCAATTTCAGATGGAAATGTTTTAGGGTTTTATGTGGATTATATCAATACTGGTGAATTCAAAAGTCATGACGATTTAAGAGAACAGTTAGTAGAAATAATTAAAGAAGAGCAACCTGAACTTGCGGATAGGGAGATTGAACGTAAGGTACAAGAATGGTCTGAAGCAGATGTGGAACTACAGGCTAGTAAAAGAAGTATTTTAACATATCAAGATGAGACACATATGCCAAGAGTTGTCGAAGAAATATTAAATAACTGGGAGACTCAGTCTCAGGGAAGAGAATTTAATGCTATCTTAACAGTTGCGTACAAAAAGCGAGTGATTGCATTTTACAATGAATTTAAGAAACAATTAAATGAGCGTGGAGAAAAACTAAATATTACCATGACATTTAGTTTTGGTAACGAAAATGATACTGATAATATTTCTCCAGCAATTATTAAAGAGATGTTCAAGGATTACTCTGAGTATACAGGTATTGAATTTATTGCGGGTGATAAAAAACATGGAGAGGACGCATATTTTGAAGACGTAGTGGAACGTGCAACTCGTGGTGGAAGCAGACGCAATAAGAAAAATATAGACCTCGTGATTGTAGCAGATCAATTACTAACAGGATATGATTCTCAACGATTAAATACATTATATGTTGATCGATCTTTGGAACTGCAGGGATTAATTCAAGCATATTCTAGGACAAACCGTGTATTTGGTAAGAATAAAGAGTTTGGAACAATTGTTAATTTTCAGTATCCAAGGTTGACTAAACAAACTGTAGAAACTGCATTAAAATTATATGGTAGTGGTGGAAGTAGTAGTAGAGCAATAGTTGATACATACATTGTAGCGGTCGAAAAATTTAATATAAGTGTTCTAGAAATGGTTGAATCTCTTCCAGATCCTTCAAAATGGGAAGAATTAAAAGATGAAACAGAAGGGAAAGATAAGTTTATTATTTCTTTTAAAGATGCAGCAGAACAGTTGAATTTGGTGGAACAGTATTATGAATACCAATGGAATGATGATACATTTGGTATTGACGAACACACTTGGTTAAAATATGTAGGTGCATATAAAAATTTAACAAGAAAAGAAGGACCAGATGATCCTGTGATAAATATTATTAAACCACTTGTTGGGAAAACAAAGTTAGCAGGAACACAAGTAATTGATGCAGCTCATTTAATTGGATTGATCGGTTCGAAAGTGAGTAATGTCGATGGTATACAAACAGTAGATGAAGAAATCCTACGTATAATTCATGAGCAGATTCAAGAACTAAGTGATATGGGTGAGGATAATAAAGCACATTTGCTAAAGGAGTTTGTAGATACTGAATTAGTACCTGGAAATTTATCTTATAACTTGAATTTTGATGATGCTTATGATATTTGGAAAAAGGATAAATTAAAAGCTGATATTGATGATTTAGCAGACAGATGGGGCATTGATAAAGATTGGCTTTTAAAATCTG
The window above is part of the Vallitalea guaymasensis genome. Proteins encoded here:
- a CDS encoding restriction endonuclease subunit S, which codes for MSENEKNVPKRRFKEFDKNDDWEQSIIGKTGYFYYGKSAPKWSVTKDSKTPCVRYGELYTKHTEKIDRIYSYTNIPRKNLKFSTGKEVLVPRVGEDPLDFANCSWLSISDVAIGEMISVYNTEQNPLFTAYMFNALLKYEFAKRVEGGNVSNLYYVYLEDIPVSFPSIDEQEKITTFLTNISNLITLHQRKLEKMKALKKAYLTEMFPAEGECKPKLRFAGFTDDWEQCKFENAFTHLQNNSFSRAQLSYEKGEVLNVHYGDILVEYGECLDVNDDVIPLIENKDLSDKYLNSFIENGDIIIADAAEDEIVGKCCEIKGLQGEKMISGLHTIPCRPSMKFATGYLGYYMNSYAYHDQLLPLMQGTKVSSISKSALTNTFICYPRSIEEQEKIGAYFIELDNLITLHQRKLDKLQNIKKAYLNEMFI
- a CDS encoding type I restriction endonuclease subunit R, producing the protein MSNVPKNASERTFQEHFVKELVKYKWKSPDFLNGNKKKVTVSDLINYWRSELNRINADQLEGVELTDNEFAQVMTKVGQISNSYEAAKILSIEESTGKIDGIYRDDNPRITRKQITLTILKKAAVSGGDSSYRVAREVVTPNNNRFDIVLLINGLPLINIEQKRTDKSLDEAYGQFIRYYRDGEYCNNFMAFSQMMVITTEIETRYFATPKSINDFNPVFVFHWADKENKTVNNWQKVIEHFLMIPMAHQMVGDYLVIDEAKEEENRKHMLMRPYQVYALQAIEGAAFGWDNEGIAHGGFVWHTTGSGKTITSFKTALFLSTRARFDKVVFLVDRRALDRTTSDNFKAYAAYEPVTVDDTKHTYQLKKQLKLQKSGIIVTTTFKLNVLVKELEEAKDNTLADKEIVFIVDEAHRTTMGQMMGVIKEYFKKNGLFYGFTGTPLFDENNIKGKINKKSEVINTTEKLFGPILHQYTIDEAISDGNVLGFYVDYINTGEFKSHDDLREQLVEIIKEEQPELADREIERKVQEWSEADVELQASKRSILTYQDETHMPRVVEEILNNWETQSQGREFNAILTVAYKKRVIAFYNEFKKQLNERGEKLNITMTFSFGNENDTDNISPAIIKEMFKDYSEYTGIEFIAGDKKHGEDAYFEDVVERATRGGSRRNKKNIDLVIVADQLLTGYDSQRLNTLYVDRSLELQGLIQAYSRTNRVFGKNKEFGTIVNFQYPRLTKQTVETALKLYGSGGSSSRAIVDTYIVAVEKFNISVLEMVESLPDPSKWEELKDETEGKDKFIISFKDAAEQLNLVEQYYEYQWNDDTFGIDEHTWLKYVGAYKNLTRKEGPDDPVINIIKPLVGKTKLAGTQVIDAAHLIGLIGSKVSNVDGIQTVDEEILRIIHEQIQELSDMGEDNKAHLLKEFVDTELVPGNLSYNLNFDDAYDIWKKDKLKADIDDLADRWGIDKDWLLKSVNAFSVAQAKVIPYIDELTKSVDYDKATDKSAGNKLKHMMLLTGKLPELMVEMKQKYA